The following coding sequences lie in one Rickettsiella endosymbiont of Rhagonycha lignosa genomic window:
- the dnaE gene encoding DNA polymerase III subunit alpha, which produces MPSFIHLHLHTEYSLSDGLIHIDKLVSRADELSMPAIAVTDLSNLFATIKFYQAAIKKGIKPIIGAECWVKNDRLSDPAFQLILLCQNQLGYQNLIQLISRSYLENQQKGKPILQKSWFEKYSEGLIVLSGGREGEIASCFMKNNKPLAAEILDSWLTLFPNRFYLQLQRLGRPLEEEYIGSALELAKKYSAPVVATNEVCFISPEDFEAHEARVCINGGYTLNDPKRPKIHTEQQYLRSIEEMLVLFADIPSALTNSVEIAKRCNLEIELEASFLPNFPIPAGMSAENFLIQEAKQGLVHCLEKRSKVLGLSQVKNTESKLVGMVEKEEVQKPCINVKEFEKNYFERLHSELKVINSMGFASYFLIVADFIRWAKKNQIPVGPGRGSGAGSLVAYALQITGLDPLQYDLLFERFLNPERISMPDFDIDFCMEGRDRVIDYVTERYGRDAVSQIITYGSMAARAVVRDVGRVLGYPYGMVDKIAKLIPFELGITLEKALDQEDELKYRYANEDEVKVLIDLAKKLEGLIRNVGKHAGGVVIAPSRLTDFTPLYCEPGGIHCITQFDKDDIEKVGLVKFDFLGLRTLTIIDWAVQAINAKKPPEESLLDITAISIDDVSTFALLKTCNTTAVFQLESRGMRDLVKRLRPDSFDEIIALVALFRPGPLQSGMVDDFINRKHGRAQVQYDHPFLEPILSPTYGIILYQEQVMQIAQVLAGYTLGAADLLRRAMGKKKAEEMAQQRTVFIKGAEQKNIESRLANQIFDLMEKFADYGFNKSHSAAYALVSYQTAWLKTHYPAEFMAAVLSSDMDHTEKVVTFLAECHSMKLNILPPDINHSDYKFTVEDTTGSIRYGLGAIKGLGAGAIEMLIEQRQQQKFSDLFDLCHRVDLQKLNRRSLEALIFSGSLDSFGINRASLLGNMEAALQAADQRSLTKVSGQKDFFGLDMVSHSSQMVNQEDWPKLQRLQAEKEALGFYLSGHPLENYASELSHFISTSLNELTNKSGQSITIAGWVLTIRSLWTKRGDRMAVLNLEDASGRLEVTLFSDTYTKYREKLNKDKLLIIEGEIQRDEFTGNTRVLAKKILDISEARESYAKNLLIKLSKSVINPALLDDLQKIMSNFCPGLCLTRIAYNHPELKTQVYLNLGDNWRVKPEDDLLKALRESFGAESISIQY; this is translated from the coding sequence ATGCCATCTTTTATCCATCTGCACCTACATACAGAATACTCTTTGAGCGATGGTCTGATTCATATTGATAAGCTTGTCTCAAGAGCGGATGAGCTTTCTATGCCAGCTATTGCCGTAACGGATCTATCCAATTTATTTGCAACAATTAAGTTCTATCAGGCAGCAATAAAAAAAGGGATCAAACCTATAATTGGAGCAGAATGTTGGGTAAAAAATGATCGATTATCTGATCCTGCATTTCAATTAATTTTACTTTGCCAAAATCAACTAGGTTACCAAAACTTAATTCAATTAATTTCGCGTTCCTATTTAGAGAATCAACAAAAAGGCAAACCAATTCTCCAAAAGAGTTGGTTTGAAAAGTATTCTGAGGGCTTAATTGTATTATCAGGAGGAAGAGAAGGAGAAATTGCATCTTGTTTCATGAAGAATAATAAACCCTTAGCAGCTGAAATTTTGGACTCTTGGCTAACTCTATTCCCAAATCGTTTTTATTTGCAGTTACAACGATTAGGCCGCCCTTTAGAGGAAGAATATATCGGGTCAGCTCTTGAATTAGCAAAAAAATATAGTGCTCCAGTCGTAGCAACCAATGAAGTTTGCTTTATTTCACCTGAAGATTTTGAAGCACATGAAGCTAGAGTGTGCATTAATGGCGGATATACCTTAAATGATCCTAAACGTCCTAAAATTCATACCGAGCAACAATATCTTCGTTCTATAGAAGAAATGCTTGTTTTATTTGCTGATATTCCATCTGCATTGACTAATTCGGTGGAAATTGCTAAGCGTTGTAACTTAGAAATTGAATTAGAAGCATCTTTTTTGCCTAATTTTCCTATTCCAGCAGGAATGAGTGCAGAAAATTTCTTAATACAAGAAGCAAAACAAGGCTTAGTACATTGTTTAGAAAAGCGCTCTAAAGTTTTAGGTTTATCTCAGGTTAAGAATACAGAATCCAAGTTAGTTGGGATGGTTGAAAAGGAAGAGGTGCAGAAGCCGTGCATCAACGTCAAGGAATTTGAAAAAAATTATTTTGAACGACTGCATTCAGAGCTCAAAGTGATCAATTCGATGGGTTTTGCAAGTTACTTTCTTATTGTTGCTGACTTTATTCGTTGGGCAAAGAAAAATCAAATTCCAGTGGGCCCTGGTAGAGGTTCTGGAGCGGGATCTTTAGTAGCTTATGCCTTGCAAATTACTGGTTTGGATCCTTTGCAATATGACTTGCTTTTTGAACGGTTTTTAAATCCAGAACGTATTTCTATGCCGGATTTCGATATTGATTTCTGCATGGAAGGACGTGATAGGGTTATTGATTATGTAACAGAACGTTATGGGCGTGATGCGGTTTCGCAAATTATAACGTATGGAAGTATGGCCGCTCGTGCAGTAGTAAGAGATGTAGGACGTGTTCTAGGATACCCATATGGTATGGTGGATAAAATTGCCAAGCTAATTCCTTTTGAGTTAGGTATTACACTGGAAAAAGCGCTGGATCAAGAAGATGAACTAAAATATCGTTATGCAAATGAAGATGAAGTAAAAGTATTAATTGATTTAGCAAAAAAATTGGAAGGATTAATTCGTAATGTTGGTAAACATGCAGGTGGAGTAGTTATTGCACCTTCCAGACTGACAGATTTTACACCACTTTATTGTGAGCCAGGCGGAATACACTGCATTACTCAATTTGACAAAGATGATATAGAAAAAGTTGGCTTAGTTAAATTTGATTTTCTAGGCCTTCGAACCTTGACCATAATTGATTGGGCGGTTCAAGCAATTAATGCAAAAAAACCACCAGAAGAATCCTTATTAGATATCACTGCCATTTCTATAGATGATGTGAGCACTTTCGCTTTATTAAAAACCTGTAATACTACTGCTGTATTTCAATTAGAGTCTCGAGGGATGCGGGATCTCGTTAAGCGATTACGGCCCGATAGTTTTGATGAAATCATTGCTTTAGTTGCTTTATTTCGCCCTGGGCCATTACAGTCAGGCATGGTCGATGATTTTATTAATCGTAAACATGGACGTGCACAAGTGCAGTATGATCATCCTTTTTTAGAGCCAATATTAAGTCCTACCTATGGAATTATTTTATATCAAGAACAAGTAATGCAAATTGCGCAAGTACTAGCAGGTTATACTTTAGGGGCTGCTGACTTATTGCGTCGTGCTATGGGGAAAAAGAAAGCAGAGGAGATGGCACAGCAAAGAACAGTTTTTATAAAAGGTGCAGAACAGAAAAACATTGAGTCTCGTTTAGCAAATCAAATCTTTGATTTAATGGAAAAATTTGCAGACTATGGATTCAATAAATCGCATTCAGCGGCCTATGCTTTAGTTTCTTATCAAACTGCATGGTTAAAAACACACTACCCCGCAGAATTTATGGCCGCAGTATTATCATCTGATATGGATCATACCGAAAAAGTAGTGACCTTTCTTGCAGAATGTCATTCAATGAAATTGAATATATTGCCACCCGATATCAATCATAGCGACTATAAATTTACAGTTGAAGATACGACTGGTTCGATACGGTACGGCTTAGGTGCTATTAAAGGTTTGGGGGCTGGGGCAATAGAAATGCTCATAGAACAGCGTCAACAACAAAAATTTAGTGATTTATTTGATTTATGCCATCGTGTGGATTTGCAAAAACTGAATCGTAGAAGTTTAGAAGCTTTAATTTTTTCGGGTAGCTTAGATAGTTTTGGTATAAATCGTGCCAGTCTTTTAGGTAATATGGAAGCTGCTTTACAAGCGGCGGATCAAAGATCATTGACAAAAGTTTCAGGTCAAAAAGATTTTTTTGGCCTAGATATGGTCTCTCATTCAAGTCAAATGGTGAATCAGGAAGATTGGCCAAAATTGCAACGTTTACAGGCTGAAAAAGAAGCCTTAGGTTTTTATTTAAGTGGTCATCCTTTAGAAAATTATGCGAGCGAATTATCTCACTTTATTTCGACGTCCTTAAATGAATTAACTAACAAATCGGGTCAATCTATTACTATCGCTGGTTGGGTACTGACTATTCGTTCATTATGGACCAAACGCGGGGATCGTATGGCTGTACTTAATTTGGAGGATGCAAGCGGACGTTTAGAAGTAACTTTATTTAGTGATACCTATACCAAATACCGTGAAAAGCTGAATAAAGATAAATTATTAATCATTGAAGGAGAGATCCAACGAGACGAATTTACGGGGAATACGCGAGTATTAGCGAAAAAAATTTTAGATATCAGCGAAGCACGTGAAAGTTATGCGAAAAACTTATTGATTAAACTTTCTAAGTCTGTCATTAACCCTGCGCTACTTGATGACTTGCAAAAAATAATGAGCAATTTTTGTCCAGGTCTTTGCCTTACGCGTATTGCCTACAATCACCCTGAATTAAAAACACAAGTGTATTTAAATTTAGGTGATAATTGGAGAGTGAAGCCTGAAGACGATTTATTGAAGGCTCTGCGTGAAAGCTTTGGCGCAGAATCTATCAGTATTCAGTATTAA
- a CDS encoding ATP-binding protein has product MMNFRLILDALPFSVYWLDSKKNSFKGGNQHFFSSLNISSLAELIDKPISNFFVSDYLRIVNELFNRSIKNKDKSFSAIYHKIFNDQEEPVLIQCISIMSKKEGITIFSEINPSLKDFNEYLWEENEKLNIYLSNIVENVPASIYWKDTNSVILGGSILHTELTGFSDSKAVIGKTDFDFSWKDQAERIQENDRFVMQNNQMVSFEERAKLSDDTMHIFLTQKSPLRGRSEKIIGVLGVSIDITELKNTQRKLKKSKILADAANQAKTEFLANMSHDIRTPLTGIIGLSQLLEQRLKELENKNDLRLMYNASNQLLSLLNNVLDVASLEKANEVKLKLNSFALSDLTDSLQNLLLPSVKVKGIILQINLDVSSTENILSDQNKLERILLNLATNAIKFTEQGTVVVTIKELVLLPHQSDGVYIEFTISDTGIGIPADKLKSVFDPFFRITPSFEKNNQTQGYGVGLYIVKKFVNLLGGEIQVKSEIGVGTSFSFTLFMNFAKKNKLLKFKNKNSEPFVFLEPNESPEAKKLLQQTQFPKKPIKKNILLIEDDLLTIKFSQELLTQAGYNLTVVSTMQEALPFAKNHRFDLIITDLGLPGLSGSEIAVLYRYWERINQKPVTPIIILTAHGENKFKEECLAAGINEVWLKPLTKEKIEKLDKYFQDKKINVIEFNPLLKQSKSIKHEYIEENNLTIEKANLLDIINSYPIYNKSISLKNLSGNIDLFNEIIEMFKESIPGHIQELEKNYQLKDWETIENIVHKIKGGACYAGAIRLNYVCKNFLRCYLTGQSQQLDILYTYLISSLKETYKALEP; this is encoded by the coding sequence ATGATGAATTTTCGGCTTATCTTAGATGCCTTACCTTTTTCGGTTTACTGGTTAGATAGTAAAAAAAATTCGTTTAAAGGAGGTAATCAACACTTTTTTTCTTCATTAAATATTAGTTCTTTAGCTGAATTAATTGATAAGCCGATATCAAATTTTTTTGTGAGTGATTATTTAAGGATAGTCAATGAGCTCTTTAATAGAAGCATTAAAAATAAAGATAAGAGTTTTTCTGCTATTTACCATAAGATATTTAATGATCAGGAAGAGCCTGTATTAATTCAATGTATTTCAATCATGTCCAAAAAAGAAGGGATAACTATCTTTAGTGAAATTAATCCATCACTTAAGGACTTCAATGAATATTTATGGGAAGAAAATGAAAAATTAAATATATATTTAAGTAATATTGTTGAAAATGTCCCTGCTAGTATTTATTGGAAGGATACTAATAGTGTTATTTTGGGTGGGAGTATATTACATACCGAATTAACAGGATTTTCTGATTCTAAAGCAGTTATCGGCAAAACGGATTTTGATTTTTCCTGGAAAGATCAAGCTGAAAGAATACAGGAAAATGATCGCTTTGTGATGCAAAATAATCAAATGGTTAGTTTTGAAGAAAGAGCTAAGTTATCTGACGATACTATGCATATTTTTTTGACTCAAAAATCGCCTTTAAGAGGAAGATCTGAAAAAATAATTGGTGTCTTAGGAGTATCTATTGATATTACAGAACTTAAAAATACGCAAAGAAAATTAAAAAAATCGAAAATATTAGCCGATGCGGCGAATCAAGCTAAAACTGAGTTTCTTGCGAATATGAGTCATGATATTCGGACACCTTTAACAGGCATCATCGGTTTATCTCAATTACTCGAGCAACGTTTAAAAGAATTGGAAAATAAAAATGATTTACGTTTAATGTATAATGCCAGTAATCAATTATTAAGCTTGCTTAACAACGTCCTTGATGTGGCTTCTTTAGAAAAAGCTAACGAAGTAAAGCTTAAACTGAATAGTTTTGCTTTATCCGATTTAACAGATTCTCTGCAAAATTTGTTATTACCTTCAGTAAAGGTTAAAGGAATTATATTACAGATTAATTTAGACGTTTCTTCCACCGAGAATATATTAAGTGATCAAAATAAGCTAGAACGTATTTTACTAAATTTAGCAACTAATGCGATTAAATTTACTGAACAAGGAACAGTCGTTGTAACTATTAAAGAATTAGTATTATTACCACATCAATCAGATGGTGTGTATATTGAGTTTACGATTAGCGATACAGGGATAGGGATTCCTGCGGATAAATTGAAATCAGTATTTGATCCTTTTTTTCGAATAACACCTAGTTTTGAAAAAAATAATCAAACGCAAGGTTATGGTGTTGGCCTTTACATAGTGAAAAAATTTGTTAATTTATTAGGTGGCGAGATACAAGTAAAAAGCGAGATTGGCGTAGGTACTAGTTTTTCTTTTACATTGTTTATGAATTTTGCAAAAAAAAATAAACTTTTAAAATTTAAAAATAAAAATTCTGAACCTTTTGTCTTTTTAGAACCTAATGAGTCACCTGAAGCAAAAAAGCTGTTGCAACAAACCCAATTCCCAAAAAAGCCAATTAAAAAAAACATTTTATTGATTGAAGATGATCTGTTAACGATTAAATTTTCTCAAGAGTTACTCACTCAAGCTGGGTATAATCTGACAGTGGTATCAACGATGCAAGAAGCACTACCATTTGCTAAAAATCATAGATTTGATTTAATTATTACTGATTTGGGTTTGCCTGGTCTTAGTGGGAGTGAAATTGCGGTTTTATACCGTTATTGGGAACGTATTAACCAAAAACCGGTGACTCCAATTATTATTTTAACAGCTCATGGAGAAAATAAATTTAAAGAAGAATGCTTAGCAGCTGGCATCAATGAAGTATGGTTAAAACCTTTGACGAAAGAAAAAATAGAAAAACTAGATAAGTATTTTCAAGATAAAAAAATTAATGTGATTGAATTTAACCCTTTGTTAAAACAATCTAAATCTATTAAACATGAATACATCGAGGAAAATAATTTAACAATAGAGAAAGCTAATTTGCTCGATATTATAAATTCATATCCTATTTATAATAAAAGTATTAGTCTTAAAAATTTGAGTGGAAATATAGATTTGTTCAATGAAATTATAGAAATGTTTAAAGAATCTATCCCTGGTCATATACAAGAGCTTGAAAAGAACTATCAGTTAAAAGATTGGGAAACTATTGAAAACATAGTACATAAAATAAAGGGTGGAGCCTGTTATGCTGGAGCGATTAGATTAAATTACGTATGTAAAAACTTTTTACGTTGTTATTTAACTGGCCAATCCCAGCAATTAGATATACTTTATACTTACTTAATCTCTAGCTTAAAAGAAACCTATAAAGCACTAGAACCTTAG